One Nyctibius grandis isolate bNycGra1 chromosome 17, bNycGra1.pri, whole genome shotgun sequence genomic window carries:
- the FAAP20 gene encoding Fanconi anemia core complex-associated protein 20, whose protein sequence is MSQEGAAKLRLKPRKAPAACSREPSPGREPPRRRQTSTERCSWFEKEDLNECEKAWILLLKDISEDLQCTNWQTVPSFPEFFGKSSEEESLQKQEVFTIGMKEFQWVSFPSFCKEKCLNPKDPTSHQLVQSQVDPVQQGRGQADKLKSLPSTAEKTCCVTITDQAKNMVGEDTKGISNLDASPNSCKLTQHRSSTHHLALPQSSAKAFSFQEYCRGTGQKSRENRKENDGQELQIQTHQGTMSFGEARRVPAEKQPPLGSIPGTESCTEKTENQSEGSSTLDSCPMCLMSFSGTLSQLDIDGHLAKCLSESADDVMW, encoded by the exons ATGTCTCAGGAAGGAGCCGCCAAGCTGCGCCTGAAGCCCCGGAAGGCGCCGGCAGCCTGCAGCCGGGAGCCCAGCCCTGGCCGGGAGCCCCCCCGGCGGCGCCA GACATCGACTGAAAGATGTTCCTGGTTTGAAAAGGAAGACTTAAATGAGTGTGAAAAAGCATGGATTTTGTTACTGAAAGACATCAGTGAAGATTTACAGTGCACAAACTGGCAAACAGTGCCCAGTTTTCCGGAGTTCTTTGGAAAG AGTTCCGAGGAAGAGAGTCTACAAAAACAAGAAGTCTTTACAATTGGAATGAAAGAATTTCAGTGGGTATCATTCCCatctttttgcaaagaaaagtgTCTAAACCCAAAGGATCCTACCTCCCATCAGCTAGTACAGAGCCAGGTCGACCCTGTACAGCAAGGACGGGGCCAAGCAGATAAACTGAAAAGTTTACCTTCTACAGCTGAAAAAACATGCTGTGTAACTATTACAGATCAAGCCAAAAATATGGTTGGGGAAGACACAAAAGGTATTTCAAACCTGGATGCAAGTCCTAACTCCTGTAAACTCACTCAGCACAGAAGTTCTACACACCACTTGGCATTGCCGCAAAGCTCTGCAAAAGCTTTTAGCTTTCAAGAGTACTGCAGAGGCACCGGACAGAAGagcagggaaaacagaaaagaaaacgaTGGGCAAGAGCTTCAAATACAAACACATCAAGGGACTATGTCATTTGGTGAGGCCAGACGTGtgcctgcagagaagcagcctCCTCTTGGGAGCATACCTGGAACTGAAAGCTGCAcggagaagacagaaaatcagAGTGAAGGATCTTCAACTCTTGACAGCTGTCCAATGTGTCTGATGAGTTTTAGTGGAAC ACTGTCCCAACTGGATATTGATGGCCATCTTGCTAAGTGCTTGTCTGAAAGTGCAGATGATGTCATGTGGTGA